The genomic stretch GGTTCCATTTTGCAATAGGCATTTGTTTGTATGCCGTCAGCACCGTACTAGGCTTTGTAATAATTGGTAACAACCATTCTTCACAGCGCATAGCGAGCTCTTGGTATGATGTTACGTAAGATAAAAAGCCAACCTGCTTGGCACGCTCCACGCTGTAGATTTGAGAGCTCGTTAGCATTTCCATTGCATCCGAGTAACGAAGTTTTTCGAATAAAATTGTGCCGCCCCCCCAGCCAGTTGTAATGCCTAAGTCCCCTTGTATAAACCCAAATTCGCTGTGAGCTGCGCTGATGCGAAAGTCACAAGCAATTGCAATTTCACATCCGCCCCCAACTGCTGTACCGTTTAATAAAGCTACTGTGGGTTTTGGTAATACAAGTAATTGATATAAAATTCTCCCCATTTTCTTTAGCATACTCTCGGCTTCTGCCGCTGTTTCT from Bacillus sp. 1780r2a1 encodes the following:
- a CDS encoding enoyl-CoA hydratase/isomerase family protein, with protein sequence MVKTKFFVDNNGISTFVINRPEKRNAVDYDVMNSLEEALAEVKANPHIKALVITGAGSQAFCSGGDISAFHALETAAEAESMLKKMGRILYQLLVLPKPTVALLNGTAVGGGCEIAIACDFRISAAHSEFGFIQGDLGITTGWGGGTILFEKLRYSDAMEMLTSSQIYSVERAKQVGFLSYVTSYQELAMRCEEWLLPIITKPSTVLTAYKQMPIAKWNQVDLWERMEAEVNHCSLLWESEEHKQAVNNRLQKKA